One Spinacia oleracea cultivar Varoflay chromosome 4, BTI_SOV_V1, whole genome shotgun sequence DNA segment encodes these proteins:
- the LOC110800557 gene encoding rho GDP-dissociation inhibitor 1-like yields MGETIDPISSSTHESENENENENENENEGEPKPNDSSLGHEEDEEEPNNIELGPKCSIRQHLEKDKDDESLRKWKEQLLGNVDFESGEETLESEVKILSLTILSPGREEIVLPLPESGDPKGLWFTLKEGSPYNLRFCFQVTNNIVSGLRYTNTVWKTGLKVDSTKEMIGTFSPQSEPYTHEMPEETTPSGFFARGSYSARTKFLDDDNKCYLEIKYTFDIQKEWPTN; encoded by the exons ATGGGAGAAACAATTGATCCAATATCATCTTCAACCCATGAgagtgaaaatgaaaatgaaaatgaaaatgaaaatgaaaatgaaggaGAACCAAAACCAAATGATTCTTCATTGGGCCATGAGGAAGATGAGGAAGAGCCAAACAATATAGAATTGGGTCCAAAATGCAGCATTAGGCAACACCTCGAGAAAGATAAG GATGACGAGAGTTTAAGGAAATGGAAGGAGCAACTCCTTGGAAATGTTGATTTTGAGTCAGGAGAAG AAACTCTGGAATCAGAAGTGAAGATATtaagtttgacaattttatccCCCGGTAGAGAAGAGATTGTCCTTCCATTACCCGAGTCAGGGGATCCAAAAGGCTTATGGTTCACCTTGAAAGAAGGTAGCCCTTACAATCTTCGTTTTTGCTTTCAAGTCACCAACAACATTGTCTCTGGCCTTAGGTACACCAACACAGTGTGGAAAACCGGTCTCAAAG TTGATAGTACCAAAGAAATGATTGGAACATTTAGCCCTCAATCGGAACCTTACACGCATGAGATGCCAGAGGAAACTACACCTTCCGGTTTTTTTGCAAGAGGCTCATACAGTGCTAGGACTAAG TTTCTCGACGACGACAACAAATGTTACTTGGAGATCAAGTACACATTCGACATTCAAAAGGAATGGCCAACCAATTAA
- the LOC110800552 gene encoding protein app1 codes for MASDQEIAEGLEALFRETNPNSFNSLNEVILRLQSKLGFDLSDKVDFIRAHVTLLFSTPTPQQPQPLPVSVAVSPAVISRPHTQNLNLNPNPNPNPNPNVVHHHQQHQQQHQQQHHVNVVHPQHRIFHHPPPPSAHSYFPRGPTEISFAQPGSGTVIAESLSSPTAKESTQSRPKRRGGPGGLNKLCGVTPQLQAIVGQPALPRTEIVKQLWAYIRKNNLQDPSNKRKIICNDELRLVFEVDCTDMFQMNKLLSKHIIALDPTKVPEQPSKKAKVEEAEVLSIEAAAPATPAAPATPTAPAAPAAPDTPAAPATPAAPATPPPPVNPTPPATPVTPALIVISEALAKFFGTSEKEMPQTEVYTRIEEYIKAEGLEDPLNSMVICDTKLQELFGCQSIPAPGIREALARSHLFQ; via the exons atggcGTCGGACCAAGAAATAGCAGAGGGGTTAGAAGCTTTGTTTCGTGAAACAAACCCTAATTCCTTCAATTCCCTAAATGAAGTCATTCTTCGTTTGCAatcaaaattagggtttgatcTCTCTGACAAAGTCGATTTCATTCGTGCTCACGTCACTCTTCTCTTCAGTACTCCTACTCCGCAGCAGCCGCAACCACTGCCTGTATCGGTGGCTGTTTCACCGGCGGTCATTTCTCGGCCACATACGCAGAATCTGAACTTAAatcctaaccctaaccctaaccctaaccctaatgtTGTTCATCATCATCAGCAGCATCAACAACAGCATCAACAGCAGCATCATGTGAATGTTGTTCATCCTCAGCATAGGATTTTTCATCACCCTCCTCCTCCTTCAGCTCACTCTTACTTTCCGAGGGGGCCCACTGAGATCAGTTTTGCTCAGCCTGGGAGTGGGACTGTTATAGCTGAGTCTCTATCTTCACCAACTGCCAAGGAGAG TACCCAAAGTCGACCAAAACGAAGGGGAGGCCCAGGAGGTCTGAATAAACTCTGTGGTGTTACACCTCAGCTTCAGGCTATTGTTGGCCAACCAGCCTTGCCAAGAACAGAG ATTGTGAAGCAGTTATGGGCCTATATAAGGAAGAACAATCTTCAAGATCCAagtaataaaagaaaaataatttgCAATGATGAGCTACGACTGGTATTTGAAGTCGACTGTACAGACATGTTTCAGATGAACAAGCTGCTGTCAAAACATATTATTGCTCTTGATCCCACTA AGGTTCCAGAACAACCATCCAAGAAAGCCAAGGTGGAAGAAGCTGAAGTTCTGAGCATTGAGGCTGCTGCCCCTGCCACTCCTGCTGCCCCCGCCACTCCGACTGCCCCCGCCGCTCCTGCTGCCCCTGATACTCCTGCTGCCCCTGCTACTCCTGCTGCTCCTGCTACTCCTCCACCCCCTGTTAACCCTACTCCTCcagctactcctgttaccccggCTCTTATTGTGATTTCTGAAGCACTGGCAAAATTCTTTGGTACAAGTGAGAAGGAAATGCCTCAAACTGAGGTGTATACACGCATTGAAGAGTACATTAAGGCAGAAGGTTTGGAG gATCCTTTGAATTCAATGGTCATATGTGATACGAAGCTTCAAGAACTATTCGGATGTCAGAGCATCCCTGCTCCTGGGATTCGTGAAGCTTTGGCTCGTAGTCATCTTTTCCAGTGA
- the LOC110800554 gene encoding sodium/hydrogen exchanger 4: MVLDLGVLWEKGVAIANMGESGHAQVVPISVFVAVLCLCLVIGHLLEENRWVNESITAILIGCLTGTIILLISKGKNSHILRFDEELFFIYLLPPIIFNAGFQVKKKQFFQNFLTIMLFGVIGVFISTTIISLGSWWLLPKVGFAGLTARDYLAIGTIFSSTDTVCTLQVLNQDETPLLYSLVFGEGVVNDATSVVLFNAIQKINVKRVGDWTHVLGSFLYLFFASTALGITTGLLTAYALKALYFGRHSTDREIALMTLMAYLSYTLAELAELSGILTVFFCGIVMSHYAWYNITEKSRITTRHIFATMSFISETFIFLYVGTDVFDMQKWKMTKLSFRTLVAIYATIIFLILIARAAFVFPLSILSNLMNREKEITGKRSSITFKKQVIVWWAGLMRGAVSIALAFKQFTYSGVTMDTINATMVTTTVIVVLFTTLVFGFLTKPLILYLVPHAPSREAKSPKEDLTLPMLSMDESTATNLSRAKDSLTMLLERPIHTIHSYWRKFDDAYMRPFFGGPTNHHRR; the protein is encoded by the exons ATGGTGTTAGATTTGGGTGTATTATGGGAAAAAGGAGTGGCAATAGCAAATATGGGCGAAAGTGGGCATGCCCAGGTGGTGCCAATTTCAGTTTTTGTTGCAGTTCTATGTTTGTGTTTGGTCATTGGTCATTTGCTTGAAGAAAATCGTTGGGTTAATGAATCCATCACTGCCATCCTCATT GGATGCTTAACTGGAACAATTATACTACTGATAAGCAAGGGGAAAAACTCTCACATATTACGGTTTGATGAAGAACTATTCTTCATCTATCTCCTTCCACCTATCATCTTCAATGCAGG GTTTCAGGTCAAGAAGAAACAATTTTTCCAAAACTTCTTGACAATTATGCTCTTTGGAGTTATTGGTGTATTTATCTCAACAACCATCATTTCTCTAG GTAGCTGGTGGCTGCTTCCTAAAGTTGGATTTGCCGGGCTAACAGCACGAGACTACCTTG CTATTGGAACTATTTTCTCGTCTACTGACACCGTGTGCACACTTCAG GTTCTTAATCAAGATGAGACTCCTTTACTGTACAGCTTAGTATTTGGGGAAGGGGTAGTAAATGATGCGACATCAGTTGTTCTCTTCAACGCGATTCAGAAGATAAATGTAAAAAGGGTTGGTGACTGGACACATGTACTTGGAAGTTTTCTCTATCTTTTCTTCGCGAGCACTGCACTGGGAATCACT ACAGGGCTTCTGACTGCATATGCTCTTAAAGCATTGTATTTCGGTAG ACATTCCACGGATCGTGAAATTGCCCTAATGACTTTGATGGCATATTTGTCCTACACATTGGCAGAG CTAGCAGAGTTGAGTGGAATCCTGACTGTATTCTTCTGTGGTATCGTCATGTCACATTATGCATGGTATAATATTACAGAAAAATCAAGAATTACCACAAG GCACATATTTGCAACCATGTCATTCATTTCCGAGACTTTCATTTTCCTTTACGTGGGTACAGATGTTTTcgatatgcagaaatggaaaaTGACCAAACTGAG CTTTCGGACATTGGTGGCCATATACGCAACCATCATCTTTCTCATATTAATCGCTCGTGCTGCTTTTGTGTTCCCTCTGTCTATTTTGTCAAATCTCATGAACCGAGAAAAAGAGATAACCGGAAAAAGATCATCCATTACATTTAAAAAGCAG GTAATCGTATGGTGGGCTGGACTTATGAGAGGAGCAGTCTCAATTGCACTGGCATTTAAACAG TTTACATACTCTGGTGTAACAATGGATACAATCAACGCTACAATGGTTACCACCACAGTGATTGTTGTACTCTTCACCACACTG GTGTTTGGGTTTCTAACGAAGCCGTTAATACTTTACCTAGTTCCACATGCTCCAAGTCGGGAAGCCAAGTCTCCGAAAGAAGATCTAACTCTACCAATGCTTTCAATGGATGAATCTACAGCTACAAATCTGAGTCGGGCTAAGGACAGTTTAACAATGCTGCTAGAAAGACCCATTCACACTATACATTCCTACTGGAGAAAGTTCGATGATGCTTACATGAGACCCTTTTTTGGCGGACCAACTAACCATCACCGCAGGTGA
- the LOC110800558 gene encoding uncharacterized protein, producing MAEFDDDMLLENLRELLRNLPTGSRTGPRSKSDEFKVSELPEFVGGTNPEDYLDWERRIDRLFDFKDLSDEKRCKYALLRLSKSASLWYEGLKAKRSRAGKEKLTSWESLKRKLRKRYVPATHKLNVYRKIADLVQEKLSVAEYIDEFEKLILMGELEENEEQKMSRFLRGLNRSIANSVELYPYSDFDGLCNLCVKIEAQSKYKSGFSGRDHSSPNTNPKSVTPPKTTFTPNLNSPNKATPKNSESGKETCLSRVRCFKCQGIGHFQSACPNKRVVTLREARECLEELAEEEERLGGVFNFDVREKDEEEEEDYEAPVYDTLLVLRSLQVQTESVDSDQREQLFLTKCQVNNKWCSVIIDGGSCTNVASEGMVSKLGLSTVAHPKPYALHWLNDGNSVKVTRQARVGLSMGSYTDEVLCDVIPMDACHVFLGRPWQFDRDVVHRGRSNEYVLRDKGKRIVLKPMSSQAIRSMSTKKKKATMMIKERDIERAIDRGECIYLLLAKEESALDRGLPTDSPINELLREFADVFPDSLPPGLPPIRGSEHQIDLVPGASLPNKAGYKCNPEESKELQKQINELIEHGYVRESMSPCAVSVLLVPKKDGSWRMCVDSRAINNITIKYRFPIPRLDDLLDELHGSKIFSKIYLRSGYHQIRMREGDEWKTAFKTKYGLYEWTVMPFGLTNAPSTFMRLMNEVLKAFLGKFVVVYLDDILVYSRNLEAHLEHLRMVCEKLREQKLYGKREKCSFLVEKVLFLGYVVSEKGVEVDQSKVDAIRTWPSPSSVTEVRSFLGLASFYRRFIRDFSTIASPMTECLKKGAFMWGKAAQASFDLLKEKLCQAPVLALPDFSQPFEVECDASGVGIGAVLRQGNRPMTFFSEKLGGARLKYCTYDKEFYAIVRALMYWSHYLRPNHFVLHSDYESLKYINGQQNLSPRHAKWGEFLQAFHFSAKYKDGKTNIVADALSRRYSLISMLNTRLLGFEMLKAHYENDEYFGELFSKGLVGVTGEFIIQDGFLFKGNRLCVPRHPIRIVGT from the coding sequence atggcAGAATTTGACGATGACATGTTACTCGAAAATCTGCGAGAGTTACTTCGCAACCTCCCAACAGGCAGTCGTACTGGCCCTAGATCGAAGTCGGATGAATTCAAGGTTTCAGAACTTCCGGAATTCGTTGGTGGTACCAACCCGGAAGATTACCTAGATTGGGAAAGGAGAATCGATCGCTTGTTCGATTTTAAGGACCTTAGTGACGAGAAGAGATGCAAGTACGCTCTTTTGAGATTAAGCAAAAGTGCTTCACTGTGGTACGAAGGTTTGAAGGCCAAGCGGTCCCGCGCCGGAAAGGAGAAATTGACATCGTGGGAGTCATTAAAACGCAAGTTGAGAAAAAGGTATGTACCGGCTACTCATAAACTGAATGTCTATCGTAAAATCGCGGATTTGGTTCAAGAAAAATTAAGCGTTGCCGAGTACATAGACGAGTTTGAAAAGTTAATCCTAATGGGGGAATTGGAGGAGAATGAGGAACAAAAAATGTCACGTTTTCTTCGTGGTTTAAACCGTAGCATTGCCAATTCTGTCGAGTTATACCCGTATTCGGATTTTGATGGTTTGTGTAATTTATGCGTCAAAATCGAGGCCCAGAGTAAGTACAAATCAGGGTTTTCGGGTAGGGACCACAGCAGCCCAAATACAAATCCCAAATCTGTTACCCCTCCTAAAACCACCTTTACCCCAAACTTAAACAGCCCGAACAAAGCCACGCCCAAAAACTCCGAGTCGGGAAAGGAGACCTGTTTGTCGAGGGTACGGTGTTTCAAGTGCCAGGGGATCGGGCATTTTCAAAGTGCGTGCCCTAACAAGAGGGTAGTTACATTACGGGAGGCTAGGGAGTGTCTTGAGGAGTTGGCCGAGGAAGAGGAGCGATTGGGAGGTGTGTTTAATTTTGATGTACGTGAGAAAgacgaggaggaggaggaggattaTGAGGCCCCTGTGTATGATACCCTGTTGGTTCTCCGTTCTTTACAAGTTCAGACCGAGTCTGTTGATTCGGATCAACGGGAACAATTGTTCCTCACCAAGTGCCAAGTCAATAACAAGTGGTGTAGCGTGATTATAGACGGTGGGAGTTGTACTAATGTGGCTTCGGAAGGGATGGTTTCCAAGTTGGGTTTGTCCACTGTCGCGCATCCTAAACCTTATGCGCTTCATTGGCTGAACGATGGAAATAGTGTGAAGGTGACTAGGCAGGCTCGAGTAGGCTTGTCGATGGGCTCTTATACCGATGAGGTGCTTTGTGACGTAATCCCTATGGATGCCTGTCACGTTTTCTTAGGGAGGCCATGGCAGTTTGATCGTGATGTTGTACATCGAGGAAGAAGCAATGAGTACGTGTTGAGGGACAAGGGTAAGAGAATTGTATTAAAACCCATGTCGTCTCAGGCTATTCGGTCTATGAGCACTAAGAAGAAGAAGGCAACTATGATGATTAAGGAGAGGGATATTGAACGAGCTATTGATCGAGGAGAGTGTATTTATCTCCTCTTAGCCAAGGAGGAATCGGCGTTGGACCGGGGACTGCCGACTGACAGTCCAATCAATGAGTTGCTACGGGAATTCGCGGATGTCTTTCCCGACTCTTTACCACCGGGTTTGCCGCCTATTAGGGGGAGCGAACATCAAATTGACCTTGTTCCCGGGGCATCATTACCCAACAAGGCTGGTTATAAATGTAACCCAGAGGAGTCTAAAGAGCTTCAAAAACAGATTAATGAACTGATAGAGCATGGGTATGTTCGGGAGAGTATGAGTCCTTGTGCGGTTTCGGTCTTACTCGTACCAAAAAAGGATGGGTCGTGGCGAATGTGCGTCGATTCAAGGGCGATCAACAATATCACGATAAAATATCGGTTCCCAATTCCTCGACTAGATGACTTGCTTGACGAGCTCCATGGCTCTAAAATATTTTCTAAGATCTATTTACGTAGCGGGTATCATCAAATCCGTATGCGTGAAGGGGACGAGTGGAAAACCGCTTTCAAGACTAAGTACGGgttgtatgagtggaccgtcatgccttttggtctcactaatgcccCGAGTACGTTTATGCGTCTAATGAATGAAGTATTGAAGGCCTTTTTGGGCAAATTTGTGGTCGTCTATCTCGACGATATTCTAGTTTATAGTCGGAATTTAGAGGCACACCTTGAGCATCTTAGAATGGTTTGCGAAAAGCTGAGGGAGCAGAAGCTATATGGGAAACGCGAGAAATGTTCTTTCTTGGTAGAAAAAGTGTTGTTCTTGGGCTACGTGGTGTCGGAAAAAGGGGTGGAGGTCGACCAGTCCAAGGTCGATGCAATACGAACCTGGCCATCGCCTAGTTCGGTCACGGAGGTAAGGTCTTTTTTGGGTCTTGCTTCTTTTTACCGCCGGTTTATTCGAGACTTTAGTACTATTGCAAGTCCAATGACGGAATGCCTTAAAAAGGGGGCGTTTATGTGGGGAAAGGCTGCCCAAGCTTCATTTGATTTATTAAAGGAGAAGTTATGTCAGGCACCCGTGTTAGCCTTACCCGATTTTTCACAACCGTTTGAGGTTGAATGTGACGCTAGCGGGGTCGGTATCGGGGCTGTTTTGAGGCAAGGAAATCGACCGATGACTTTCTTTTCGGAGAAGTTGGGGGGTGCGCGTTTGAAGTATTGTACCTATGACAAGGAGTTTTACGCCATTGTTAGAGCACTCATGTATTGGAGTCATTACTTACGTCCGAATCATTTTGTTTTACATTCCGATTACGAGTCTTTGAAATACATCAACGGGCAGCAAAATTTGAGTCCTCGGCATGCCAAGTGGGGAGAATTCTTACAGGCTTTTCATTTTTCTGCTAAGTACAAGGATGGTAAGACTAATATCGTGGCTGACGCATTATCGCGGCGGTATTCTTTAATTTCCATGCTTAATACCCGGTTACTTGGGTTTGAAATGTTGAAAGCTCATTATGAAAATGATGAGTATTTTGGGGAGTTATTTAGCAAAGGCTTGGTTGGAGTTACGGGAGAGTTCATCATTCAAGATGGATTCCTTTTTAAAGGAAACCGTCTTTGTGTTCCAAGACACCCAATTCGGATTGTTGGTACGTGA
- the LOC110800553 gene encoding GTP-binding protein BRASSINAZOLE INSENSITIVE PALE GREEN 2, chloroplastic isoform X1 yields MLARNLHSSKKLKRLLSIYHFNSSYHFASKFSSSSSCNSFSTVVTPTTHSSNPCFQNPVLQFLPCSSFALQIIKNFSAQSVQNPSLNLIREGNFDEFASRTQHICPGCGVHMQGLDPKMPGFYVKPATKNPDYKLSISRKFVIDEPDVSNSLKRGDLSEFVDSQNPPLNPKLSEKPVVCARCHSLRHYGRVKDASLENLLPDFDFNHTLGKKLASADGVRSVVLMVVDAGDFDGTFPKKVAKLVSATIDENMMAWKEGKPANLPRMVLVLSKLDLLPSSLSPTRLEHWIRQRAREGGANKLTSVHMVSAVRDWGVKNLIEDVTKLVGPRGNVWAIGAQNAGKSTLINAIGKHVTGKNAPITEAPVPGTTLGIIRLEGIFPGKTKLLDTPGLLHPHHIATRLTRDEQKLVQINKELKPRTYRIKVGQTIHIAGLARLDVEELSAESVYVTVWASPLLPLHMGKTENADRMLTDHFGRQLQPPVGEDRVKELGSWLRREFQITGSSWDSSAVDIAVAGVGWFSICIKGEATISAWTYDGVDVILRNSLLPQRAQQFEVAGFSVSKLVAEADKTSNKLKSQRKEKTHPAPIPILKS; encoded by the exons ATGTTAGCTCGAAATCTCCATTCATCAAAGAAGCTTAAACGCTTGCTTTCTATTTATCACTTCAATTCATCTTACCATTTTGCTTCAAAgttttcatcatcttcttcttgcaATTCTTTTTCAACTGTAGTTACACCAACAACTCATAGTTCAAACCCTTGTTTTCAAAACCCTGTTCTTCAATTTCTACCATGTTCATCTTTTGCATTGCAGATTATCAAAAACTTTTCAGCACAATCTGTGCAAAACCCATCTCTGAATTTGATAAGAGAAGGTAATTTTGATGAATTTGCATCTCGAACCCAGCACATTTGCCCTGGTTGTGGTGTTCATATGCAGGGCTTAGACCCTAAAATGCCTGGGTTTTATGTTAAGCCTGCTACTAAAAACCCAGATTACAAATTGTCCATTAGTCGAAAATTTGTAATTGATGAACCTGATGTATCCAATTCCCTCAAAAGGGGTGATCTTAGCGAGTTTGTAGATTCCCAAAACCCTCCCTTAAACCCTAAGTTGTCAGAGAAGCCGGTTGTTTGTGCGAGGTGTCATTCTTTAAGGCATTATGGCAGGGTTAAAGATGCTAGTCTGGAAAACTTACTGCCAGATTTTGATTTTAATCATACTCTTGGTAAGAAGCTGGCTTCTGCCGATGGGGTTAGGTCAGTGGTTTTGATGGTTGTTGATGCAGGGGACTTTGATGGGACGTTCCCCAAAAAGGTTGCCAAGCTGGTTTCAGCTACCATTGATGAGAATATGATGGCTTGGAAGGAAGGGAAGCCAGCGAATCTTCCTAGAATGGTGTTGGTGTTGTCCAAGCTTGATTTGTTACCGAGTTCGTTATCCCCCACTCGGTTGGAGCATTGGATTAGGCAAAGGGCTCGGGAGGGTGGGGCGAATAAGTTGACCAGCGTGCATATGGTTAGTGCGGTGAGAGATTGGGGTGTGAAGAATTTGATTGAGGATGTGACGAAATTGGTTGGGCCAAGGGGAAATGTGTGGGCAATAGGGGCTCAAAATGCCGGGAAATCTACATTGATCAATGCAATAGGGAAGCATGTAACTGGGAAAAATGCACCTATAACTGAGGCACCTGTACCTGGGACAACATTGGGGATAATTAGGTTGGAAGGAATCTTTCCTGGAAAGACGAAGTTGCTTGATACACCGGGGCTACTACATCCACATCATATAGCTACTAGGTTGACAAGGGATGAACAGAAGCTCGTGCAGATTAACAAGGAGCTGAAGCCAAGGACTTACAGGATCAAG GTTGGTCAAACAATTCATATAGCTGGGCTTGCAAGGCTAGATGTTGAAGAATTGTCTGCAGAGTCCGTTTATGTTACTGTATGGGCTTCCCCCCTTTTACCATTGCATATGGGAAAAACTGAGAATGCTGATAGAATGCTAACAGATCATTTTGGTCGACAGTTACAG CCGCCAGTAGGAGAGGATCGTGTGAAAGAGCTTGGTAGCTGGTTGAGACGGGAATTTCAGATAACGGGAAGTAGTTGGGACTCGAGTGCTGTTGATATCGCTGTTGCTGGTGTTGGGTGGTTTTCCATTTGCATAAAAGGAGAGGCAACCATCAGTGCTTGGACTTACGATGGAGTTGATGTTATTCTTCGGAATTCGCTGCTTCCTCAAAGAGCACAACAGTTTGAAGTTGCTGGATTTAGTGTCTCAAAACTTGTTGCAGAGGCAGACAAAACATCCAACAAACTGAAATCtcaaaggaaagagaaaacACACCCTGCTCCAATCCCAATTCTGAAATCCTAA
- the LOC110800553 gene encoding GTP-binding protein BRASSINAZOLE INSENSITIVE PALE GREEN 2, chloroplastic isoform X2 has protein sequence MQGLDPKMPGFYVKPATKNPDYKLSISRKFVIDEPDVSNSLKRGDLSEFVDSQNPPLNPKLSEKPVVCARCHSLRHYGRVKDASLENLLPDFDFNHTLGKKLASADGVRSVVLMVVDAGDFDGTFPKKVAKLVSATIDENMMAWKEGKPANLPRMVLVLSKLDLLPSSLSPTRLEHWIRQRAREGGANKLTSVHMVSAVRDWGVKNLIEDVTKLVGPRGNVWAIGAQNAGKSTLINAIGKHVTGKNAPITEAPVPGTTLGIIRLEGIFPGKTKLLDTPGLLHPHHIATRLTRDEQKLVQINKELKPRTYRIKVGQTIHIAGLARLDVEELSAESVYVTVWASPLLPLHMGKTENADRMLTDHFGRQLQPPVGEDRVKELGSWLRREFQITGSSWDSSAVDIAVAGVGWFSICIKGEATISAWTYDGVDVILRNSLLPQRAQQFEVAGFSVSKLVAEADKTSNKLKSQRKEKTHPAPIPILKS, from the exons ATGCAGGGCTTAGACCCTAAAATGCCTGGGTTTTATGTTAAGCCTGCTACTAAAAACCCAGATTACAAATTGTCCATTAGTCGAAAATTTGTAATTGATGAACCTGATGTATCCAATTCCCTCAAAAGGGGTGATCTTAGCGAGTTTGTAGATTCCCAAAACCCTCCCTTAAACCCTAAGTTGTCAGAGAAGCCGGTTGTTTGTGCGAGGTGTCATTCTTTAAGGCATTATGGCAGGGTTAAAGATGCTAGTCTGGAAAACTTACTGCCAGATTTTGATTTTAATCATACTCTTGGTAAGAAGCTGGCTTCTGCCGATGGGGTTAGGTCAGTGGTTTTGATGGTTGTTGATGCAGGGGACTTTGATGGGACGTTCCCCAAAAAGGTTGCCAAGCTGGTTTCAGCTACCATTGATGAGAATATGATGGCTTGGAAGGAAGGGAAGCCAGCGAATCTTCCTAGAATGGTGTTGGTGTTGTCCAAGCTTGATTTGTTACCGAGTTCGTTATCCCCCACTCGGTTGGAGCATTGGATTAGGCAAAGGGCTCGGGAGGGTGGGGCGAATAAGTTGACCAGCGTGCATATGGTTAGTGCGGTGAGAGATTGGGGTGTGAAGAATTTGATTGAGGATGTGACGAAATTGGTTGGGCCAAGGGGAAATGTGTGGGCAATAGGGGCTCAAAATGCCGGGAAATCTACATTGATCAATGCAATAGGGAAGCATGTAACTGGGAAAAATGCACCTATAACTGAGGCACCTGTACCTGGGACAACATTGGGGATAATTAGGTTGGAAGGAATCTTTCCTGGAAAGACGAAGTTGCTTGATACACCGGGGCTACTACATCCACATCATATAGCTACTAGGTTGACAAGGGATGAACAGAAGCTCGTGCAGATTAACAAGGAGCTGAAGCCAAGGACTTACAGGATCAAG GTTGGTCAAACAATTCATATAGCTGGGCTTGCAAGGCTAGATGTTGAAGAATTGTCTGCAGAGTCCGTTTATGTTACTGTATGGGCTTCCCCCCTTTTACCATTGCATATGGGAAAAACTGAGAATGCTGATAGAATGCTAACAGATCATTTTGGTCGACAGTTACAG CCGCCAGTAGGAGAGGATCGTGTGAAAGAGCTTGGTAGCTGGTTGAGACGGGAATTTCAGATAACGGGAAGTAGTTGGGACTCGAGTGCTGTTGATATCGCTGTTGCTGGTGTTGGGTGGTTTTCCATTTGCATAAAAGGAGAGGCAACCATCAGTGCTTGGACTTACGATGGAGTTGATGTTATTCTTCGGAATTCGCTGCTTCCTCAAAGAGCACAACAGTTTGAAGTTGCTGGATTTAGTGTCTCAAAACTTGTTGCAGAGGCAGACAAAACATCCAACAAACTGAAATCtcaaaggaaagagaaaacACACCCTGCTCCAATCCCAATTCTGAAATCCTAA